One genomic window of Sporosarcina ureae includes the following:
- a CDS encoding CitMHS family transporter, with protein sequence MLSIIGILTIFIIVALLISGRITPIVGLVIVPIFGAFFAGFNFIEIGEFFNSGIESVISVVIMFIFAILFFGIMQDAGVFDPLINTMIKISRGNVIAVAMATVVIAAIAQLDGSGASTFLITIPALLPLYKRLKMSPYLLLLLVGISASIVNMVPWGGPLGRAAAVLGVDVTELWRPLIKIQIIGLLLLIVVAFILGLREKRVIAKKVASGLFEDELDELGEEEEQKEESKGISLLRPNMLWINVMIAVSVIGLLVWGKVPAGFIFMVGFSIALPLNYRTVNEQMDRIKTHAPNALLMAAIILAAGSFLGILNGTNMLDSIATDLVKVLPAIIVPYLHIIIGLFGVPFDLLLSTDAYYFALLPIVEQVVSGFGVPSISIAYALIVGNIIGTFVSPFSPALWLALGLAGLEMGKHIRYSFLIMWGFSIVLFLIAMAMGVITL encoded by the coding sequence ATGTTAAGTATTATTGGAATTCTGACGATCTTTATTATCGTCGCATTATTGATCAGTGGCCGGATCACACCAATTGTCGGTCTGGTTATAGTTCCCATCTTCGGTGCATTCTTTGCTGGATTCAACTTCATAGAAATCGGAGAGTTTTTCAACAGCGGAATTGAATCTGTTATTAGCGTTGTCATTATGTTCATCTTTGCGATTTTGTTCTTTGGCATTATGCAAGATGCCGGCGTATTCGACCCGCTAATTAATACTATGATTAAAATTTCACGAGGAAATGTAATTGCTGTTGCCATGGCGACAGTGGTAATCGCAGCTATTGCACAGTTAGATGGCTCAGGCGCTTCCACATTCCTCATTACAATCCCTGCGCTTTTACCGCTCTATAAAAGGTTGAAAATGAGTCCTTACTTACTGCTACTGCTTGTCGGCATCTCAGCAAGTATCGTCAACATGGTTCCATGGGGAGGTCCACTTGGGCGGGCAGCCGCTGTACTTGGAGTCGACGTTACAGAATTATGGCGTCCACTTATCAAAATCCAAATCATTGGCCTACTCCTATTAATCGTAGTTGCTTTCATACTCGGATTACGTGAAAAGCGAGTCATCGCTAAGAAAGTAGCCAGTGGACTTTTTGAAGACGAACTAGATGAACTTGGAGAAGAGGAAGAGCAAAAAGAAGAATCTAAAGGCATTTCCCTCCTTCGACCAAACATGTTATGGATTAACGTGATGATTGCCGTAAGCGTGATCGGCTTACTCGTTTGGGGAAAAGTGCCGGCAGGCTTTATCTTCATGGTCGGATTCAGTATCGCGCTTCCGTTAAACTATCGCACTGTGAATGAACAGATGGACCGTATTAAGACACACGCACCGAATGCTCTACTAATGGCTGCAATCATTCTAGCAGCCGGTTCATTCCTCGGTATCTTGAATGGTACCAATATGCTAGATTCGATAGCGACCGATTTAGTGAAAGTGTTACCGGCAATCATCGTACCGTATTTGCACATCATCATCGGCCTTTTCGGTGTTCCGTTCGATCTATTGCTTAGTACGGATGCGTATTACTTCGCATTACTGCCGATTGTAGAGCAAGTTGTCTCCGGCTTCGGCGTTCCATCAATTTCCATTGCGTACGCATTAATCGTAGGAAATATTATAGGAACATTCGTTAGTCCTTTCTCGCCTGCACTTTGGCTGGCATTGGGACTTGCAGGTTTAGAGATGGGCAAGCATATCCGCTACTCATTCCTTATCATGTGGGGGTTCAGTATCGTATTATTCCTCATTGCAATGGCTATGGGCGTTATTACGTTGTAA
- a CDS encoding DUF488 family protein, with product MEIYTVGHSTHTKEQFLKLLDDAGIEKLVDVRAFPGSRKFPHFHEDRMKEWLPAHDIAYRHCGKLGGRRRKSKTIDNEVNKGWNNQSFHNYADYTLTPEFEEGIAELMNEASRQRIAICCSERHPARCHRLLISNWLATHGWNVKHIIDGPKEKTLIEDHEVGKWGAEPIVLDNGELTYPPELNEDE from the coding sequence ATGGAAATCTATACAGTTGGGCATTCCACTCATACTAAAGAACAGTTTTTGAAGTTATTGGATGATGCGGGTATTGAAAAGTTAGTGGATGTTCGTGCATTTCCCGGTAGTCGTAAATTCCCCCATTTTCATGAGGATCGAATGAAAGAATGGTTGCCAGCACATGATATTGCCTACCGACATTGTGGCAAATTAGGAGGACGTAGAAGGAAATCCAAAACTATTGATAATGAAGTCAATAAAGGATGGAATAATCAATCCTTCCATAACTACGCGGATTACACGTTGACGCCCGAGTTCGAAGAGGGGATCGCTGAATTGATGAATGAAGCATCACGACAACGAATTGCGATATGCTGTTCCGAACGCCATCCCGCAAGATGCCATCGCTTGTTGATTAGCAATTGGCTCGCAACACATGGTTGGAATGTAAAACACATTATTGATGGACCTAAGGAAAAGACTTTAATTGAAGATCATGAAGTAGGGAAGTGGGGCGCTGAACCTATTGTTTTGGATAACGGAGAGTTGACATATCCTCCTGAGCTAAATGAAGACGAATAA
- a CDS encoding ATP-binding protein — translation MIRIRREDLSIHRTNDRPFINLHLKMIGLIGALSVAIILLIGGFMSFFVTDTLETQIGERALSVAKSVAVIPEISQAFDSNDPSAIIQPIVQKIQAQTDAEFIVVGNQQEIRYAHPSPDRIGKKMIGEDNERALSNGESYISKSIGSLGSSLRAKAPVYLDGEIVGVVSVGFLVGSIESIIWEYSQEIWLVLLGICTAAIIGAVLIANYIKKVLFGLEPEEISHLLFQKETILHSIHEGIIATNKDGRITMINSTALKLLTGGEQQADDWIGKPIQECFPNSDLPYVLEHGKSVFDQERLFNNHIVYVNSAPIFYEHELLGAVATFRNKTEIENLTKRLAHIQQYANALRSQTHEFSNKLYTIMGLTQLNKKDDVLDFIQEETNIQQHWTNTLLDNIDDPYISGLLVGKLSQASELQINVSVQPDSQLHSILSDLNRQALLTAIGNLLDNAFDAVYDERAISRDISISFTDIGQDLLFEIDDAGPGIDEASLDKVLSRGFSTKDGAGRGFGLALTKNAIEAANGQLSIEPSELGGTYFVVSLPKDK, via the coding sequence ATGATCCGTATACGTAGAGAAGATTTATCCATTCATCGAACGAATGACAGACCTTTTATCAATCTCCATTTGAAAATGATCGGCTTAATCGGTGCGCTTTCTGTCGCGATTATTCTATTGATTGGCGGATTCATGAGTTTCTTCGTCACGGACACATTAGAAACTCAAATTGGTGAAAGGGCTCTCAGTGTAGCAAAAAGTGTAGCCGTGATACCAGAGATTTCTCAGGCCTTTGATTCGAATGACCCTTCCGCTATTATCCAGCCTATCGTGCAGAAAATCCAAGCACAGACAGACGCCGAGTTTATCGTTGTTGGTAATCAACAAGAAATCCGCTATGCCCATCCGAGTCCTGACCGAATCGGCAAAAAGATGATCGGTGAAGATAATGAACGTGCGTTAAGTAACGGAGAATCCTATATTTCTAAATCAATTGGATCATTAGGAAGCTCACTTCGTGCAAAAGCTCCGGTCTACTTAGATGGAGAAATTGTTGGTGTCGTCTCTGTAGGTTTCTTGGTAGGCTCTATCGAATCAATCATTTGGGAATATAGCCAGGAAATCTGGTTGGTCCTTCTTGGTATTTGCACAGCTGCCATCATCGGTGCAGTGCTGATCGCGAACTATATCAAAAAAGTGTTGTTTGGATTGGAGCCTGAAGAAATATCACATTTACTCTTTCAAAAAGAAACCATTTTGCACTCTATTCATGAAGGTATTATTGCTACCAATAAGGATGGCCGCATTACGATGATCAACTCCACCGCATTAAAACTATTGACAGGTGGTGAACAACAAGCGGACGATTGGATCGGTAAACCTATACAAGAGTGCTTCCCGAATTCTGATTTACCCTATGTGCTAGAGCATGGCAAATCAGTCTTCGATCAGGAAAGGCTTTTCAACAATCATATCGTTTATGTAAATAGTGCACCGATTTTCTACGAGCATGAATTGCTCGGTGCAGTCGCCACTTTCCGGAATAAAACCGAGATTGAGAATTTGACGAAAAGACTGGCACATATCCAACAATATGCTAACGCTCTTCGCTCTCAGACACATGAATTCTCAAATAAATTATATACGATCATGGGACTGACGCAGCTGAACAAGAAAGATGATGTGCTCGATTTCATCCAAGAAGAAACAAACATCCAGCAACACTGGACAAACACACTTCTTGATAATATAGATGATCCATATATTAGTGGGCTACTTGTTGGAAAGCTAAGTCAAGCGAGTGAATTGCAAATTAATGTATCCGTCCAGCCCGACAGCCAATTACATTCCATACTATCCGACTTAAACCGCCAAGCACTGCTGACAGCTATCGGAAATCTTCTTGACAACGCATTTGATGCAGTTTATGACGAACGCGCCATTTCCCGGGACATATCGATTTCTTTTACTGATATCGGACAAGATCTGCTGTTTGAAATTGATGATGCAGGTCCGGGAATCGATGAAGCTTCACTTGATAAAGTCTTATCCCGCGGTTTCTCTACAAAAGATGGAGCAGGTAGAGGTTTCGGCTTGGCTTTAACAAAGAATGCTATTGAAGCAGCGAATGGCCAGCTGTCCATTGAACCGAGTGAACTGGGTGGTACATATTTTGTCGTCTCATTACCAAAAGATAAATAA
- a CDS encoding diacylglycerol/lipid kinase family protein, whose product MLHFKRALFVYNRSAGEEDTEQKLSETLHIFAQAVDELIVLNTASKDELQQACVKYSSQVDLLIILGGDGTIHTCMNSIAPLAIRPVIAILPGGTSNDFSRSLGIPQTLNEAAISLLNGSIIKTDIGKVGEHYFMNFWGIGLVTDTSENIKPKEKKRFGSISYVLSTLRTLNQTESFHYKVQSTDEILEGEAILLFVLNGRFIGTTELPIASLSPVDGKLDILIVRDSNLAAFKELFALQDPAVENKQLSELEYIQIKELDIVQPVGKKVDMDGEIYEDTAQQITVLPGHLQMIHVNAL is encoded by the coding sequence ATGCTTCATTTCAAGCGGGCATTGTTTGTATATAACCGTTCTGCTGGAGAGGAAGACACGGAACAGAAGCTCTCTGAAACACTTCACATATTCGCGCAAGCAGTAGATGAGCTCATCGTGCTGAATACAGCTTCCAAAGATGAACTTCAGCAAGCTTGTGTAAAATATAGCAGTCAAGTAGACTTACTCATTATTCTTGGAGGTGACGGCACTATACACACATGCATGAATAGTATCGCGCCACTCGCCATACGTCCGGTCATAGCTATATTGCCTGGCGGTACATCAAACGATTTCAGTCGGTCATTAGGTATTCCACAAACTCTGAATGAAGCAGCCATTTCTTTACTCAACGGCTCTATTATCAAAACCGATATAGGAAAAGTGGGCGAGCACTACTTTATGAATTTTTGGGGAATTGGACTAGTAACCGATACATCCGAAAATATAAAACCAAAAGAAAAGAAGCGCTTTGGTTCGATTAGTTATGTGCTCAGTACATTACGTACGTTGAATCAAACTGAATCATTTCATTATAAAGTGCAATCTACTGACGAGATATTAGAAGGAGAGGCTATTTTACTATTCGTACTAAATGGACGCTTTATTGGTACAACTGAACTTCCCATCGCTTCCCTATCACCTGTTGATGGAAAATTAGACATTTTGATCGTGCGTGATTCCAACTTAGCTGCTTTCAAAGAACTATTTGCATTACAAGATCCTGCTGTGGAAAATAAGCAATTATCTGAACTCGAATATATTCAAATAAAAGAATTGGACATTGTGCAACCTGTCGGGAAGAAAGTAGACATGGACGGGGAAATCTACGAAGATACTGCACAGCAGATTACAGTGTTACCTGGTCATTTACAGATGATTCATGTAAACGCGCTCTAA
- a CDS encoding response regulator: MISTIQVIIVEDDFRVAEINRQLIEQITGYKVVTETRTASETIAFLRQAEALPNLILLDVYIPDSPGLDLFWHLRREFPTIDIMLLTAAKETKIVEEALHGGVLDYLIKPVEPVRFAETFRRYRSRKVLLSSKNELSQEDLDRVLFGTEMRQDPTSNVLPKGIDRLTLERIENVLLQSPAEGITAVQVGEAAGVSRSTARRYLEYLVSVEIVGAQLHYGDVGRPERTYRKL; the protein is encoded by the coding sequence GTGATCAGTACTATACAAGTCATAATTGTGGAAGATGATTTTCGAGTGGCAGAGATTAACCGCCAACTAATCGAACAGATTACCGGCTATAAGGTCGTGACAGAAACAAGAACTGCCTCAGAGACCATCGCCTTTTTGCGACAGGCTGAAGCCCTACCCAATCTGATTTTATTGGATGTTTACATACCCGACAGTCCAGGACTCGATTTATTTTGGCATCTACGAAGAGAATTCCCCACAATTGATATTATGTTGCTAACAGCTGCTAAAGAGACGAAAATAGTAGAGGAAGCACTCCACGGAGGGGTGTTGGATTATTTAATCAAGCCTGTTGAGCCTGTGAGGTTTGCAGAAACATTTAGACGATACCGTTCTAGAAAAGTATTGCTATCATCCAAAAATGAACTCTCTCAAGAAGATCTTGACCGCGTATTATTTGGTACTGAAATGCGGCAGGATCCTACTTCTAACGTATTGCCAAAAGGGATCGACCGTCTGACACTTGAACGTATAGAAAATGTTTTACTTCAAAGTCCAGCAGAAGGAATAACTGCTGTTCAAGTAGGTGAAGCAGCGGGTGTCAGTCGTTCTACTGCACGTCGATATCTGGAGTACCTCGTATCGGTTGAAATAGTAGGAGCGCAACTACATTATGGAGATGTCGGTAGACCTGAAAGGACATATAGAAAACTTTAA